One Danio rerio strain Tuebingen ecotype United States chromosome 22, GRCz12tu, whole genome shotgun sequence genomic window carries:
- the adgrg7.1 gene encoding adhesion G-protein coupled receptor G7 isoform X2, whose protein sequence is MDYFLLLMFVPANFCPGQTFPTPNAFTFPKTVLGQFASSVEQCPSNTPNAGIPQASALCNIITRTFEPPNQVKCNLTLDSINADVPGANLNDKKVLASSTQILTSIPERLTSQNITNAVKITHFLLSNQQTTDQNDIVVSAVATVSQLLSTREEIFSSVSRSAVSLLTQTLQKISLSENSSPLLVQPNIAMQSLKGQTAIRHVQLTYFKGQSDNFLPDRIKLQTTQTEIFKDVIDLQMNIAFNQDFNKDIGFVLYDNDRFFQSNSFQPTLDTKRRVISASLPEITELDQIKFTFTESADSTMSLNDFACVFWSYSKNDWSPDGCFKTTGPSGQAECRCLPKTVKTNFAILMSFNINYQYSEALSWISIIGCALSVVGLSVTSVYQIITRKSRGTNPTLLVVNVCISMMVFYLLFIFGINNPVKHLTVAKSTQNIVPASDYHTYPDQGPCTVFTALLQFFLLATFTWNTLYGFNVFLLFKNQVSGTPTWFPKVALPVGWGLPAVIVGISLGSTYSVKEPLGYRQEEFCWLAALDHNLNFSMGKPMFWGLVLPLLLMLISNAAILLHFSHNICKTNPNLGRSRKTPLKNKILSSFSLAVMLGLSWSIGYILLIVRDSYLQFLLTVVFCVLNTTQGVQILILFTLRPVLKAHPAILAALRPSAISLHRRTFYLWKNKTPDSHESYISTVQSSV, encoded by the exons ATGGATTATTTTCTGCTCTTAATGTTTGTCCCAG CAAATTTCTGCCCTGGACAAACATTCCCAACACCCAATGCATTCACTTTTCCAAAAACTGTCTTAGGCCAGTTTGCATCCTCAGTAGAGCAGTGTCCATCAAATACACCAAATG CTGGAATCCCTCAAGCCTCTGCACTCTGTAATATTATCACTCGCACTTTCGAGCCTCCAAACCAAGTAAAATGTAATTTGACCCTGGACAGCATTAATGCAGAT GTTCCTGGAGCTAATTTGAATGATAAAAAAGTTTTGGCCTCCAGTACGCAGATCCTCACATCCATACCAGAGCGACTGACGTCCCAGAACATCACGAATGCTGTTAAAATTACTCACTTCCTGCTGTCCAACCAACAAACCACG GACCAGAATGATATTGTTGTATCAGCAGTGGCCACGGTCAGTCAACTCCTAAGCACAAGGGAAGAAATATTCTCTTCAGTCAGCCGTTCTGCAGTTTCCCT ACTAACGCAGACTCTTCAGAAAATTTCTTTAAGTGAGAATTCCAGTCCACTGTTGGTGCAACCGAATATCGCAATGCAGTCACTAAAGGGGCAAACGGCAATCCGACACGTGCAATTAACGTATTTTAAAG GTCAAAGCGACAACTTTTTACCTGACCGAATTAAACTACAAACAACACAGACTGAGATTTTCAAAGATGTAATAGACCTTCAAATGAACATCGCATTTAATCAAG ATTTCAATAAAGATATTGGGTTCGTCCTTTATGACAATGATCGGTTCTTCCAGTCAAACAGCTTTCAGCCTACTCTTGATACCAAGAGAAGAGTGATATCTGCCAGCCTTCCAGAAATTACTGAACTTGATCAAATTAAGTTTACATTCACAGAATCG GCAGATTCCACAATGTCCCTTAATGACTTTGCATGTGTATTTTGGAGTTACTCTAAAAATGACTGGAGCCCAGATGGCTGCTTCAAAACAACAGGCCCATCAGGTCAGGCAGAATGCAGATGTTTACCTAAAACTGTGAAGACAAACTTCGCCATTCTGATG TCCTTTAATATCAACTATCAGTATTCTGAAGCCTTGAGTTGGATCAGCATTATCGGCTGTGCTTTGTCTGTAGTGGGTCTATCTGTAACATCAGTGTACCAAATCATAACCAG GAAGTCAAGAGGAACCAACCCTACTCTACTAGTGGTGAACGTCTGCATAAGCATGATGGTTTTCTACCTGCTGTTTATCTTTGGCATAAACAACCCTGTCAAACATCTGACTGTGGCAAAGTCTACCCAAAACATAGTTCCTGCGTCTGACTACCACACTTACCCAGACCAAGGTCCCTGTACGGTGTTTACAGCTCTGCTTCAGTTCTTCCTCTTGGCTACATTCACTTGGAACACTCTGTATGGTTTTAATGTGTTCCTCCTCTTCAAAAACCAAGTGTCAGGAACACCCACATGGTTTCCAAAGGTCGCCTTGCCTGTTGGATGgg GTCTGCCAGCCGTTATTGTTGGCATTTCGTTGGGTTCCACCTACAGTGTAAAGGAGCCATTAGGTTACCGACAGGAAGAGTT TTGCTGGCTGGCTGCACTAGACCACAATCTGAACTTCAGTATGGGGAAACCCATGTTTTGGGGATTGGTGCTCCCTTTACTGCTCATGCTGATCTCAAACGCAGCAATACTGCTGCACTTCTCGCACAACATCTGCAAGACAAATCCAAACTTAGGCAG GTCACGAAAAACCCCTCTAAAGAATAAGATTTTGAGTAGTTTCTCTCTGGCAGTGATGCTCGGCCTTTCCTGGTCCATCGGTTACATTTTGCTCATCGTCCGTGATTCATATCTGCAATTTCTTCTGACTGTGGTTTTCTGTGTCTTAAACACAACACAG GGTGTTCAAATACTGATTTTATTCACTCTGAGGCCTGTACTGAAAGCGCATCCAGCTATTCTGGCAGCTCTGCGTCCATCAGCAATAAGCCTTCACAGGAGAACATTTTATTTATGGAAAAATAAGACACCAGATAGCCATGAAAGCTATATATCCACAGTGCAAAGCTCTGTCTGa
- the adgrg7.1 gene encoding adhesion G-protein coupled receptor G7 isoform X1, which translates to MDYFLLLMFVPAVFGQDQILNMNNESTTTYSTALAITTVNPSATATTTNMIIDLTTVRTTASSSPVNSPITNTTVNAETTDTTVTTAMASTTTTSLTMTSATLSVTTTSTTALSTPVNLAPTSTIASSTPVNSPITNTTVNAEPTDTTVTTAMASTTTTSLTMTSASLSVATTSTTALSTPVNLAPTSTMASSTTAHSAMNSTTASTTTPTAQTSTTTTSITMTSATLSVATTSTTTLSTPVNLATTSTMASSTTAFTAMTSTTTTSITMTSATLSVATTSTTALITPVNLATNSTMASSATAPTAMTSTTASTTTTTAMTSATLSVATTSTTTLSTPVNLATTSTMASSTTATTAMTSTTASTTNTTTTSATTTTAMTSTTATSTTTTTAMTSTTATSTTTTTAMTSTTASTTTTTAMTSTTASTTTTTAMTSTTATSTTTTTAMTSSTATSTTTTTAMTSTTASTTVTTAMTSTTVTTAMTSITTTSTTATSTTVNVATTSTTSFSTTVNAAVTSTTFSAAAATSPNLVCENSGTFQKGICLCPDGWTGTTCNIPNFCPGQTFPTPNAFTFPKTVLGQFASSVEQCPSNTPNAGIPQASALCNIITRTFEPPNQVKCNLTLDSINADVPGANLNDKKVLASSTQILTSIPERLTSQNITNAVKITHFLLSNQQTTDQNDIVVSAVATVSQLLSTREEIFSSVSRSAVSLLTQTLQKISLSENSSPLLVQPNIAMQSLKGQTAIRHVQLTYFKGQSDNFLPDRIKLQTTQTEIFKDVIDLQMNIAFNQDFNKDIGFVLYDNDRFFQSNSFQPTLDTKRRVISASLPEITELDQIKFTFTESADSTMSLNDFACVFWSYSKNDWSPDGCFKTTGPSGQAECRCLPKTVKTNFAILMSFNINYQYSEALSWISIIGCALSVVGLSVTSVYQIITRKSRGTNPTLLVVNVCISMMVFYLLFIFGINNPVKHLTVAKSTQNIVPASDYHTYPDQGPCTVFTALLQFFLLATFTWNTLYGFNVFLLFKNQVSGTPTWFPKVALPVGWGLPAVIVGISLGSTYSVKEPLGYRQEEFCWLAALDHNLNFSMGKPMFWGLVLPLLLMLISNAAILLHFSHNICKTNPNLGRSRKTPLKNKILSSFSLAVMLGLSWSIGYILLIVRDSYLQFLLTVVFCVLNTTQGVQILILFTLRPVLKAHPAILAALRPSAISLHRRTFYLWKNKTPDSHESYISTVQSSV; encoded by the exons ATGGATTATTTTCTGCTCTTAATGTTTGTCCCAG CTGTTTTTGGGCAGGATCagattttaaatatgaataatgaAAGCACTACAACATACTCTACAGCATTAGCCATTACAACAGTCAACCCATCAGCCACCGCAACAACAACTAATATGATTATCGACTTGACAACAGTTAGAACAACAGCATCTAGTTCACCAGTCAACTCCCCAATCACAAATACAACTGTCAATGCGGAAACAACTGATACAACAGTCACCACGGCAATGGCTAGTACAACAACAACTAGTTTAACAATGACTAGTGCAACTCTCTCCGTGACAACAACTAGTACAACAGCACTAAGTACACCAGTCAACTTGGCACCAACTAGCACAATTGCATCTAGTACACCAGTCAACTCCCCAATCACAAATACAACAGTCAATGCGGAACCAACTGATACAACAGTCACCACGGCAATGGCTAGTACAACAACAACTAGTTTAACAATGACTAGTGCAAGTCTCTCCGTGGCAACAACTAGTACAACAGCACTAAGTACACCAGTCAACTTGGCACCAACTAGCACAATGGCATCTAGTACAACAGCCCATTCAGCAATGAATAGTACAACAGCCAGTACAACAACCCCTACAGCACAGACTAGTACAACAACAACTAGTATAACAATGACTAGTGCAACTCTCAGCGTGGCAACAACTAGTACAACAACATTAAGTACACCAGTCAACTTGGCAACAACTAGCACAATGGCATCTAGTACAACAGCCTTTACAGCAATGACTAGTACAACAACAACTAGTATAACAATGACTAGTGCAACTCTCAGCGTGGCAACAACTAGTACAACAGCATTAATTACACCAGTCAACTTGGCAACAAATAGCACAATGGCATCTAGTGCAACAGCCCCTACAGCAATGACTAGTACAACAGCTAGTACAACAACCACTACAGCAATGACTAGTGCAACTCTCAGCGTGGCAACAACTAGTACAACAACATTAAGTACACCAGTCAACTTGGCAACAACTAGCACAATGGCATCTAGTACAACAGCCACTACAGCAATGACTAGTACAACAGCTAGtacaacaaacacaacaactACTAGTGCAACAACCACTACAGCAATGACTAGTACAACAGCTACTAGTACAACAACCACTACAGCAATGACTAGTACAACAGCTACTAGTACAACAACCACTACAGCAATGACTAGTACAACAGCTAGTACAACAACCACTACAGCAATGACTAGTACAACAGCTAGTACAACAACCACTACAGCAATGACTAGTACAACAGCTACTAGTACAACAACCACTACAGCAATGACTAGTTCAACAGCTACTAGTACAACAACCACTACAGCAATGACTAGTACAACAGCTAGTACAACAGTCACTACAGCAATGACTAGTACAACAGTCACCACGGCAATGACTAGTATAACAACAACTAGTACAACAGCAACTAGTACAACCGTCAACGTGGCAACGACTAGTACAACTTCATTTAGCACAACAGTAAACGCAGCAGTGACTAGTACAACATtcagcgcagcagcagcaacCAGCCCGAATCTGGTGTGTGAAAACAGTGGGACCTTTCAAAAAGGGATCTGCCTCTGCCCAGACGGTTGGACTGGAACTACCTGCAACATTC CAAATTTCTGCCCTGGACAAACATTCCCAACACCCAATGCATTCACTTTTCCAAAAACTGTCTTAGGCCAGTTTGCATCCTCAGTAGAGCAGTGTCCATCAAATACACCAAATG CTGGAATCCCTCAAGCCTCTGCACTCTGTAATATTATCACTCGCACTTTCGAGCCTCCAAACCAAGTAAAATGTAATTTGACCCTGGACAGCATTAATGCAGAT GTTCCTGGAGCTAATTTGAATGATAAAAAAGTTTTGGCCTCCAGTACGCAGATCCTCACATCCATACCAGAGCGACTGACGTCCCAGAACATCACGAATGCTGTTAAAATTACTCACTTCCTGCTGTCCAACCAACAAACCACG GACCAGAATGATATTGTTGTATCAGCAGTGGCCACGGTCAGTCAACTCCTAAGCACAAGGGAAGAAATATTCTCTTCAGTCAGCCGTTCTGCAGTTTCCCT ACTAACGCAGACTCTTCAGAAAATTTCTTTAAGTGAGAATTCCAGTCCACTGTTGGTGCAACCGAATATCGCAATGCAGTCACTAAAGGGGCAAACGGCAATCCGACACGTGCAATTAACGTATTTTAAAG GTCAAAGCGACAACTTTTTACCTGACCGAATTAAACTACAAACAACACAGACTGAGATTTTCAAAGATGTAATAGACCTTCAAATGAACATCGCATTTAATCAAG ATTTCAATAAAGATATTGGGTTCGTCCTTTATGACAATGATCGGTTCTTCCAGTCAAACAGCTTTCAGCCTACTCTTGATACCAAGAGAAGAGTGATATCTGCCAGCCTTCCAGAAATTACTGAACTTGATCAAATTAAGTTTACATTCACAGAATCG GCAGATTCCACAATGTCCCTTAATGACTTTGCATGTGTATTTTGGAGTTACTCTAAAAATGACTGGAGCCCAGATGGCTGCTTCAAAACAACAGGCCCATCAGGTCAGGCAGAATGCAGATGTTTACCTAAAACTGTGAAGACAAACTTCGCCATTCTGATG TCCTTTAATATCAACTATCAGTATTCTGAAGCCTTGAGTTGGATCAGCATTATCGGCTGTGCTTTGTCTGTAGTGGGTCTATCTGTAACATCAGTGTACCAAATCATAACCAG GAAGTCAAGAGGAACCAACCCTACTCTACTAGTGGTGAACGTCTGCATAAGCATGATGGTTTTCTACCTGCTGTTTATCTTTGGCATAAACAACCCTGTCAAACATCTGACTGTGGCAAAGTCTACCCAAAACATAGTTCCTGCGTCTGACTACCACACTTACCCAGACCAAGGTCCCTGTACGGTGTTTACAGCTCTGCTTCAGTTCTTCCTCTTGGCTACATTCACTTGGAACACTCTGTATGGTTTTAATGTGTTCCTCCTCTTCAAAAACCAAGTGTCAGGAACACCCACATGGTTTCCAAAGGTCGCCTTGCCTGTTGGATGgg GTCTGCCAGCCGTTATTGTTGGCATTTCGTTGGGTTCCACCTACAGTGTAAAGGAGCCATTAGGTTACCGACAGGAAGAGTT TTGCTGGCTGGCTGCACTAGACCACAATCTGAACTTCAGTATGGGGAAACCCATGTTTTGGGGATTGGTGCTCCCTTTACTGCTCATGCTGATCTCAAACGCAGCAATACTGCTGCACTTCTCGCACAACATCTGCAAGACAAATCCAAACTTAGGCAG GTCACGAAAAACCCCTCTAAAGAATAAGATTTTGAGTAGTTTCTCTCTGGCAGTGATGCTCGGCCTTTCCTGGTCCATCGGTTACATTTTGCTCATCGTCCGTGATTCATATCTGCAATTTCTTCTGACTGTGGTTTTCTGTGTCTTAAACACAACACAG GGTGTTCAAATACTGATTTTATTCACTCTGAGGCCTGTACTGAAAGCGCATCCAGCTATTCTGGCAGCTCTGCGTCCATCAGCAATAAGCCTTCACAGGAGAACATTTTATTTATGGAAAAATAAGACACCAGATAGCCATGAAAGCTATATATCCACAGTGCAAAGCTCTGTCTGa
- the LOC137488963 gene encoding uncharacterized protein isoform X2, with translation MSLPSLSLCAGEASMEALELELEEVESQIRALVVRRSRLRERLLAVPNAKAVSSPKVRGNYNHIIPSTSTPRPSLSRPSAPGARLSQASFTPTPGYHGAWVQPRKVLPRSRGRTSPPVFEISTENRFSPLRESGPDVAIIGDSIVRHVRAASSKGNKVRTFCFPGARVKNISTQIPTILGAAESPGAVVLHVGTNDTGLRQSEILKKDFRSLIETVRRTSPATQIIVSGPLPTYRRGNERLFRPDGLHPSRAGAELLSDNISRLLRTI, from the exons atgtcgcttccgtctctgtccttgtgtgcaggagaagcatcgatggaggcgttggagctggagctggaagaagtggagtcccagatccgcgCGCTGGTGGTAAGACGGTCGCGGCTACGGGAACGGCTTCTCGCcgtacctaatgctaaggccgtctcatcacctaaggtacgtggaaattacaaccacatcattccctctacctcaaccccgcgtccttctctgtccaggcccagcgcacccggggcgcggctcagccaggcgtcgttcacgccgacacccggctaccacggcgcctgggtgcagccgcgcaaggtgcttcccagatcccggggcagaacgtctccgcctgtgttcgagatctccacggagaaccgcttctcccctctccgcgagtcgggtcccgatgtggccatcatcggtgactcgatcgttcgtcacgtccgtgccgcctcctcaaaaggtaataaagtacgtactttctgctttcctggtgcccgtgtgaaaaatatttctacacagattccaaccatcctgggcgctgccgagagccctggtgccgttgtcctccacgtggggacaaacgacaccgggctccggcagtcggagatcctgaagaaggacttcaggagcctgatcgagacggttcgacgcacctcgcccgccacgcagatcatcgtttctgggccgcttcctacctaccgccgaggaaatgaaag gctcttccgtcctgacggcctgcaccccagtcgagccggagctgaactcctgtcggacaacatctccagactacttcgcaccatctga
- the LOC137488963 gene encoding uncharacterized protein isoform X3, which yields MEALELELEEVESQIRALVVRRSRLRERLLAVPNAKAVSSPKVRGNYNHIIPSTSTPRPSLSRPSAPGARLSQASFTPTPGYHGAWVQPRKVLPRSRGRTSPPVFEISTENRFSPLRESGPDVAIIGDSIVRHVRAASSKGNKVRTFCFPGARVKNISTQIPTILGAAESPGAVVLHVGTNDTGLRQSEILKKDFRSLIETVRRTSPATQIIVSGPLPTYRRGNERLFRPDGLHPSRAGAELLSDNISRLLRTI from the exons atggaggcgttggagctggagctggaagaagtggagtcccagatccgcgCGCTGGTGGTAAGACGGTCGCGGCTACGGGAACGGCTTCTCGCcgtacctaatgctaaggccgtctcatcacctaaggtacgtggaaattacaaccacatcattccctctacctcaaccccgcgtccttctctgtccaggcccagcgcacccggggcgcggctcagccaggcgtcgttcacgccgacacccggctaccacggcgcctgggtgcagccgcgcaaggtgcttcccagatcccggggcagaacgtctccgcctgtgttcgagatctccacggagaaccgcttctcccctctccgcgagtcgggtcccgatgtggccatcatcggtgactcgatcgttcgtcacgtccgtgccgcctcctcaaaaggtaataaagtacgtactttctgctttcctggtgcccgtgtgaaaaatatttctacacagattccaaccatcctgggcgctgccgagagccctggtgccgttgtcctccacgtggggacaaacgacaccgggctccggcagtcggagatcctgaagaaggacttcaggagcctgatcgagacggttcgacgcacctcgcccgccacgcagatcatcgtttctgggccgcttcctacctaccgccgaggaaatgaaag gctcttccgtcctgacggcctgcaccccagtcgagccggagctgaactcctgtcggacaacatctccagactacttcgcaccatctga
- the LOC137488963 gene encoding uncharacterized protein isoform X1 yields the protein MEALELELEEVESQIRALVVRRSRLRERLLAVPNAKAVSSPKVRGNYNHIIPSTSTPRPSLSRPSAPGARLSQASFTPTPGYHGAWVQPRKVLPRSRGRTSPPVFEISTENRFSPLRESGPDVAIIGDSIVRHVRAASSKGNKVRTFCFPGARVKNISTQIPTILGAAESPGAVVLHVGTNDTGLRQSEILKKDFRSLIETVRRTSPATQIIVSGPLPTYRRGNERFSRLLALNEWLITWCKEQKLLFANNWNLFWERPRLFRPDGLHPSRAGAELLSDNISRLLRTI from the coding sequence atggaggcgttggagctggagctggaagaagtggagtcccagatccgcgCGCTGGTGGTAAGACGGTCGCGGCTACGGGAACGGCTTCTCGCcgtacctaatgctaaggccgtctcatcacctaaggtacgtggaaattacaaccacatcattccctctacctcaaccccgcgtccttctctgtccaggcccagcgcacccggggcgcggctcagccaggcgtcgttcacgccgacacccggctaccacggcgcctgggtgcagccgcgcaaggtgcttcccagatcccggggcagaacgtctccgcctgtgttcgagatctccacggagaaccgcttctcccctctccgcgagtcgggtcccgatgtggccatcatcggtgactcgatcgttcgtcacgtccgtgccgcctcctcaaaaggtaataaagtacgtactttctgctttcctggtgcccgtgtgaaaaatatttctacacagattccaaccatcctgggcgctgccgagagccctggtgccgttgtcctccacgtggggacaaacgacaccgggctccggcagtcggagatcctgaagaaggacttcaggagcctgatcgagacggttcgacgcacctcgcccgccacgcagatcatcgtttctgggccgcttcctacctaccgccgaggaaatgaaaggttcagtagacttttagctttgaatgaatggctaataacatggtgtaaagaacagaaattgctctttgctaataactggaatcttttctgggagcgtcctaggctcttccgtcctgacggcctgcaccccagtcgagccggagctgaactcctgtcggacaacatctccagactacttcgcaccatctga